In Desulfovibrio gilichinskyi, a genomic segment contains:
- a CDS encoding YkgJ family cysteine cluster protein: protein MKECKQCGTCCRKGGPALHSQDLQLLNSESGIDLTDIVTLRKGEMVYDQPEGAVVPLKSEILKIKGTGQEWVCKFLAPSTQACRIYKNRPLECQVLFCGDPEPLLKIYDKERITRKDVLPEGHPVFEIIEEHDQKCSPQKLAELAKNILENWENSAELQVDLLEMLVYDKSIRDLLVEKSGLPADSMDFFFGRSLNRVVSGFGIIATPNGNSFSLRKTKGSA from the coding sequence ATGAAAGAATGCAAACAATGCGGCACCTGCTGTCGTAAAGGCGGCCCGGCTCTTCACTCGCAAGACCTCCAGCTCCTGAACAGTGAAAGCGGAATAGATCTGACAGATATAGTCACACTCAGAAAAGGCGAAATGGTTTACGACCAGCCGGAGGGAGCAGTTGTCCCGCTGAAAAGTGAAATTCTGAAAATTAAAGGAACCGGACAGGAGTGGGTATGCAAATTTTTAGCTCCTTCAACTCAAGCTTGCCGTATATATAAAAATAGACCTCTAGAATGCCAGGTCCTTTTTTGCGGAGATCCTGAACCTCTTTTAAAAATTTATGACAAAGAAAGAATCACCAGAAAAGATGTACTTCCTGAAGGTCATCCTGTCTTTGAAATTATTGAAGAACACGACCAGAAATGCTCTCCGCAAAAATTAGCTGAACTGGCTAAAAATATTCTTGAAAACTGGGAAAACAGCGCAGAATTGCAAGTAGATCTTCTTGAAATGCTGGTTTATGATAAATCAATAAGAGATTTACTTGTCGAAAAATCTGGATTACCAGCCGATTCAATGGATTTCTTTTTCGGCAGATCATTAAACAGAGTCGTTTCAGGATTTGGAATTATCGCAACCCCTAACGGTAATTCTTTTTCACTTCGCAAAACTAAAGGGAGTGCATAA